A portion of the Podospora pseudoanserina strain CBS 124.78 chromosome 2, whole genome shotgun sequence genome contains these proteins:
- the LAP4 gene encoding vacuolar aminopeptidase 1 (COG:E; EggNog:ENOG503NVRC; MEROPS:MER0001255) — MTRHTPAFIRARDSNLSIRSMAMEQAMMASRASPVANDGLNKVDAKELKPEAFTKPYCEFMTENPTVFHAVGYFKEKLAKAGYKELSHRDSWIGKLEPGGKYYVTRNGSSIIAFAVGKAYKPGNGAAMIAGHIDALTARLKPTSTKPGNNGYVQLGVAQYAGALNETWWDRDLSIGGRVIVRDPDTGKTTVKLAKLDWPIARIPTLAPHFGIGMMGHNNRETETVPIIGLDNSDVRGASTTSSEPPLGGVGSFAATQPPKLVKLIASQIGVQDYSTILNWELELYDSQPAQVGGMDKEFIFAGRIDDKLCSWAAFMALLHAKQEEEEGIIKLVALFDDEEIGSLLRQGARGNFLPLTVERAVESLAARDGKTPFGPGLMGQTFANSFLVSSDVTHAAHPNFTQTNLAEHSPRLNVGVALCVDASAHMTTDSVSMAILDRIATLAGTVNQRHMIRNDSRSGGTVGPMLSSAMGCKAADVGIPQLSMHSIRATTGSLDPGLGLKFYKGFLDNWEKVDKEWRP; from the exons ATGACTCGTCACACTCCTGCCTTCATCCGGGCCCGCgactccaacctctccatccgtTCCATGGCCATGGAACaggcgatgatggcctcGCGCGCCTCTCCTGTCGCCAATGATGGTCTCAACAAGGTCGACGCCAAAGAGCTTAAGCCCGAGGCCTTCACCAAACCATACTGCGAGTTCATGACCGAGAACCCCACAGTTTTCCATGCCGTCGGCTacttcaaggagaagctcgcAAAGGCTGGTTACAAGGAGCTTTCCCATCGCGATAGCTGGATTGGCAAGCTGGAGCCTGGTGGAAAGTACTATGTTACCCGCAATGGCAGCTCCATCATCGCCTTCGCTGTCGGCAAGGCCTACAAGCCCGGGAATGGTGCTGCGATGATTGCTGGCCACATCGACGCTCTTACCGCCCGCCTCAAGCCTACAAGCACGAAGCCAGGAAACAATGGATACGTTCAATTGGGTGTCGCGCAATATGCCGGTGCTTTGAACGAGACTTGGTGGGACAGAGACCTCAGCATTGGTGGCCGTGTCATCGTCAGAGACCCCGACACTGGCAAGACAACGGTGAAGCTCGCCAAGCTTGACTGGCCAA TTGCTCGTATCCCTACTCTCGCTCCTCACTTTGGAATCGGCATGATGGGCCACAATAACCGCGAAACCGAAACCGTTCCAATCATTGGTCTCGACAACAGCGACGTTCGTGGTGCCTCGACCACCTCGTCTGAACCCCCTCTCGGCGGTGTTGGTTCCTTTGCCGCTACCCAGCCCCCCAAGCTTGTCAAGCTCATCGCTTCGCAAATTGGCGTCCAAGACTATAGCACAATCCTAAACTGGGAGCTCGAGCTTTACGACTCCCAGCCGGCCCAAGTCGGCGGTATGGACAAGGAATTCATTTTTGCCGGTCGCATCGACGACAAGCTCTGCTCCTGGGCCGCCTTCATGGCTCTTCTCCACgccaagcaggaggaggaggagggcatcatCAAGCTCGTCGCTCTCTTCGACGATGAGGAAATTGGCTCTCTGCTCCGCCAAGGTGCTCGTGGCAACTTCCTCCCTCTGACAGTCGAGCGCGCCGTCGAGTCCCTCGCTGCCAGAGATGGCAAGACTCCCTTTGGCCCAGGCCTCATGGGTCAAACCTTTGCCAACTCGttcctcgtctcctccgACGTCACCCACGCCGCCCACCCCAACTTCACCCAGACCAACCTCGCCGAGCACTCGCCACGTCTCAACGTCGGCGTTGCCCTCTGCGTTGACGCCTCTGCTCACATGACCACCGACAGTGTGTCGATGGCCATTCTGGACAGAATCGCCACTCTGGCTGGCACCGTCAACCAGCGCCACATGATCCGCAACGACAGCAGATCAGGCGGCACCGTCGGCCCAATGCTGAGCAGCGCCATGGGGTGCAAGGCTGCCGATGTCGGTATCCCACAGCTGAGCATGCACAGCATCCGCGCTACTACCGGTAGCTTGGATCCCGGCCTCGGTCTCAAGTTTTACAAGGGCTTCCTGGACAACTGGGAGAAGGTTGACAAGGAGTGGCGCCCTtag
- the SYG1 gene encoding Xenotropic and polytropic retrovirus receptor 1 (COG:U; EggNog:ENOG503NTYU) — protein sequence MKFAKELEQDAVPEWRVKYLNYKQGKKHVKAVIRAINRAAVTPTLARRAEADQHHYKTPSTYFNIGHNFTPPPPKANDDGLLGGEPDETGKAKAVKVVATPRDDERSGLARSPGSEVQYGSFGPVPSRSSYRHDFELPAPAMRVPSRTSEHGAPSSPPLNRLALHRSASMVATVPSGYQTPSKVNLGADGTPRQRMSRLFTTGSTHTRNASNRLTGGNKMEIGMQNLDSVRSAERDFFAFLDSELAKIESFYKEKEDQATERLMALRAQLHEMRNRRTAEITEARKKRETGRNRSPSDDDAGEQQGKDGSRDWIAPLKGKFFQPGPNSKALQKMTRTPVMHPQNVDEGRDYVRRPPGDDVPYRSAKRKLKVALQEFYRGLELLKSYALLNRTAFRKLNKKYDKAVKARPSYRYMNEKVNKSWFVNSDILDGHIRTVEDLYARYFERGNHKIAAGKLRNLNKRAGDSSDSAFRSGITIGLGGVFAVQGLIYGAELLFSEDDDLRTQTAYLMQLYGGYFLVLFLFILFTLDCRMWTKNKVNYPFIFEFDQRNFLDWKQVAEFPSFFFALLGVFMWLNFSRLGDWEEMYLYYPVVLICITLGILFFPAPILHHKARRWFLYSHYRLLLSGLYPVEFRDFFLGDIWCSLTYATCNIELFFCLYANSWYDPEQCNSSHSRLMGFFGALPPIWRALQCIRRYYDTKNVFPHLVNCGKYTMTILTAVFLSLYRIENSQANLSLFITFGTVNAIYCSIWDLFMDFSLLQAGARQKLLRNITALRPVSIYYIIMTLDPILRFSWIFYAIFTHDSQHSTIVSFLVAFAEVFRRGIWTLLRVENEHCANVAQYKASRDTPLPYHLNTSTSSVEDTTPPAQQQQQPPAGLLGPAAINPATPGVDQQDQIRPLGQHHRKPSTIPPRTPASQVLHRTPTNVGGGTPQSIAVSDTPAEESGPAAAFRRRYTDTIGKKSILQAMAEAHKQDFEKKRLPLGSELSSTARRGSARPDEGDDEEIKSEEEEEEDDDEDDETGSVEEERMRVREAEGLVNRARGVNAGSESD from the exons ATGAA GTTCGCAAAAGAGCTTGAGCAGGACGCTGTTCCAG AATGGCGCGTCAAGTATCTCAATTACAAGCAGGGCAAGAAGCACGTCAAGGCAGTCATCCGAGCCATCAACCGTGCAGCCGTCACGCCAACGCTGGCCAGGCGCGCAGAGGCCGATCAGCACCACTACAAGACACCCTCTACCTACTTCAACATCGGCCACAActtcacaccaccacctccgaaAGCGAACGATGATGGACTGCTTGGTGGAGAGCCGGATGAGACAGGAAAGGCCAAGGCGGTCAAGGTGGTAGCAACTCCACGGGACGATGAGCGATCAGGTCTGGCGAGGTCCCCAGGCAGTGAGGTTCAGTATGGCAGCTTTGGTCCGGTGCCATCTCGCTCGAGCTATCGGCATGACTTTGAGCTCCCTGCGCCGGCGATGAGAGTTCCATCCAGGACCAGTGAACACGGtgccccttcttcacctcccttGAACCGACTCGCGTTGCACAGAAGCGCCTCCATGGTAGCTACGGTTCCGAGTGGCTATCAGACCCCCTCCAAGGTCAATCTGGGTGCAGATGGTACGCCTCGCCAACGCATGTCTCGGCTCTTCACGACCGGATCGACACACACGCGGAATGCGTCCAACAGATTGACTGGCGGGAACAAGATGGAAATCGGGATGCAAAATCTAGATTCCGTCCGATCTGCGGAACGTGACTTCTTCGCCTTTCTCGACAGCGAACTGGCCAAGATTGAGTCGTTttacaaggagaaggaggatcaGGCGACCGAGCGGTTGATGGCACTGCGAGCACAGCTGCACGAAATGCGCAACAGGAGAACGGCCGAGATCACGgaagcgaggaagaagcgCGAGACAGGCCGGAATCGGAGTCCCAGTGATGACGACGCCGGTGAGCAGCAGGGCAAGGACGGCAGTCGTGATTGGATCGCCCCCTTGAAGGGCAAGTTTTTTCAACCGGGACCCAATTCGAAAGCCCTCCAGAAGATGACACGAACACCGGTCATGCACCCTCAAAACGTCGACGAAGGGCGGGACTACGTCCGGAGACCACCTGGAGACGACGTTCCCTACCGAAGCGCGAAGCGGAAGCTCAAAGTGGCATTGCAAGAGTTCTACCGCGGCCTGGAGTTGCTCAAGTCCTACGCGCTGCTCAACCGGACTGCCTTTCGCAAACTCAACAAGAAGTATGACAAGGCGGTTAAGGCCCGCCCGTCATACCGATACATGAATGAGAAAGTGAACAAGTCCTGGTTTGTCAACAGCGACATTCTCGATGGACATATTCGGACTGTGGAGGATCTCTATGCCCGCTACTTTGAGCGTGGAAACCACAAGATCGCGGCTGGAAAGCTTCGAAATTTGAACAAGCGCGCCGGGGACTCCTCTGACAGCGCGTTCCGCAGCGGCATCACAATTGGACTCGGAGGTGTCTTTGCAGTTCAGGGGTTGATCTATGGAGCAGAGCTTTTGTtcagcgaggatgatgacctcCGAACACAAACTGCATATCTGATGCAGCTGTACGGAGGGTATTTCCTCGTgcttttcctcttcatcctgtTCACTCTCGACTGCCGCATGTggaccaagaacaaggtcaACTATCCCTTCATCTTTGAGTTTGACCAACGGAACTTTTTGGACTGGAAGCAGGTGGCCGAGTTTCCTAGCTTCTTCTTTGCGCTCCTCGGCGTTTTCATGTGGCTCAACTTTTCGAGGTTGGGTGACTGGGAGGAGATGTACTTGTACTACCCGGTCGTTTTGATTTGCATTACCCTGGGCATCCTGTTTTTTCCGGCACCTATTCTTCACCACAAGGCCAGGAGGTGGTTCTTGTACTCGCAT TATCGGCTTCTCCTTTCAGGTTTATACCCAGTCGAGTTTCGTGATTTCTTTCTGGGCGATATCTGGTGTTCGTTAACCTATGCCACCTGT AATATCGAACTGTTCTTTTGCCTCTACGCCAACTCCTGGTACGACCCAGAGCAATGCAACTCGTCTCATTCCCGCCTCATGGGCTTCTTCGGCGCCCTGCCACCAATCTGGCGTGCCCTCCAGTGCATCAGGCGTTACTACGACACCAAAAACGTCTTTCCTCATCTGGTCAACTGCGGGAAATACACCATGACGATCCTTACCGCCGTGTTCCTGAGTCTTTACCGCATCGAAAACAGCCAAGCCAACTTGAGTCTCTTCATCACCTTTGGCACGGTCAACGCGATCTACTGCTCCATCTGGGATCTGTTTATGGATTTCTCACTCCTCCAAGCCGGCGCTCGGCAAAAGCTGCTCCGGAACATTACCGCCTTGCGTCCAGTCAGCATATACTACATCATCATGACCTTGGATCCTATCCTCCGCTTCTCCTGGATCTTTTacgccatcttcacccaCGACAGCCAGCACTCGACGATTGTTTCGTTTCTTGTCGCCTTTGCGGAGGTTTTCAGAAGGGGTATCTGGACCTTGCTCCGTGTGGAGAATGAGCACTGCGCCAACGTAGCGCAGTACAAAGCCTCCCGTGACACGCCCCTACCTTATCATTTGAATACCTCTACTTCCAGCGTGGAGGATACAACGCCCcccgcccagcagcaacaacaaccaccagcgGGTCTGTTAGGTCCAGCTGCCATCAACCCTGCCACTCCGGGGGTTGATCAACAAGATCAGATCCGCCCGTTGGGCCAGCATCACAGAAAACCATCTACTATTCCCCCTCGCACACCGGCATCTCAGGTCCTCCATCGGACTCCTACCAATGTGGGAGGTGGTACTCCACAGAGCATTGCAGTTAGTGACACCCCCGCAGAGGAAAGCGgtccggcggcggcgtttAGGAGACGGTATACAGACACTATTGGGAAGAAGTCGATTTTGCAGGCCATGGCGGAGGCGCACAAGCAGgactttgagaagaagaggttgcCATTGGGGTCGGAGCTGTCGTCCACGGCCAGACGGGGCAGCGCGAGAcctgatgagggggatgatgaggagattaaaagtgaagaagaggaggaggaagatgacgacgaggatgacgagacggggagtgtggaggaggagaggatgagggtcagggaggcggaggggttggtgaataGGGCCAGGGGGGTTAATGCGGGGAGTGAGAGTGATTAG
- a CDS encoding hypothetical protein (EggNog:ENOG503P1H5), with translation MLVQASHARPAGTMLETEYARRRAPPMDPAMSAIAYSHSRTRTTSSNIFPAHFQSPAAPPNNYYPQTHLAQPHVQHQRRSPSVNTFSTNSSGGAPYRNSPSMDIRRSTSSRSGGAPGSPQQPGGYVALLRKQKATVWCDRAQQEDARLLAQQRMAKVRANSEVVGTNNSPSLGPVSAGRTSTGLSSAGGKVAAKIRHHGKPTVIGYSPGSNFNVVGGVPLRLSATEVEGEESEDEATIQRSNHRRQGSSSRSSTTSSRKTAPPYRSSGGLGQVTQGGGTRWSPHGTPERSGSLVEDTQGEQQFASEEAYGKAKSFASGSSGERLDTVPDLQANSAQVANNSARNASLTREKSLRTPDELKRRGSVDERTMTLTTGRLYIANPD, from the coding sequence ATGCTTGTTCAGGCGTCGCATGCGCGACCGGCCGGAACAATGCTTGAAACTGAATATGCTCGCCGGCGAGCCCCTCCCATGGATCCGGCGATGAGCGCCATTGCCTATTCCCATTCCAGGACCCGCACAACCTCGTCGAACATTTTTCCCGCCCACTTTCAATCGCCGGCCGCCCCTCCAAACAATTACTACCCGCAAACACATCTGGCTCAACCTCATGTGCAGCATCAGCGCCGGTCTCCCAGTGTAAATACGTTCAGCACCAATTCCAGCGGCGGTGCCCCTTACAGAAACTCCCCTTCCATGGACATCAGGAGATCGACCTCGAGCCGTTCCGGCGGGGCACCCGGTTCTCCCCAGCAGCCAGGAGGCTATGTGGCCCTCCTTCGAAAGCAAAAAGCTACGGTATGGTGCGACCGCGCTCAGCAGGAAGATGCCAGGCTTCTCGCCCAGCAACGCATGGCCAAGGTGCGGGCTAACTCCGAGGTGGTCggaaccaacaacagccctTCGCTCGGACCCGTGAGTGCCGGTCGGACCTCGACCGGGCTCAGCTCTGCCGGCGGAAAGGTTGCAGCAAAGATCAGACACCACGGAAAACCCACCGTTATCGGATACTCCCCAGGAAGCAACTTCAACGTCGTCGGCGGTGTTCCTTTACGTCTTAGTGCTAcggaggtggagggcgaggaaagCGAAGATGAAGCCACCATTCAGAGATCCAATCACCGCCGGCAAGGTAGTtccagcaggagcagcacgACCAGCAGCAGGAAAACAGCACCACCGTATCGCTCGTCCGGAGGCCTCGGTCAGGTTACACAAGGTGGAGGAACTCGGTGGAGCCCGCACGGAACCCCCGAACGGTCAGGATCACTGGTAGAGGACACGCAGGGCGAGCAACAATTCGCCAGCGAGGAGGCTTATGGGAAAGCAAAGAGCTTCGCCAGCGGTAGCAGCGGTGAGCGACTGGACACTGTGCCTGACCTCCAGGCAAACAGTGCACAGGTGGCCAACAACAGTGCGAGAAATGCCTCGTTGACCCGCGAAAAAAGTTTGAGAACACCAGACGAGCTCAAGAGACGAGGAAGTGTGGACGAGAGAACAATGACTCTCACGACTGGCCGCTTGTATATTGCCAACCCTGATTGA
- a CDS encoding hypothetical protein (EggNog:ENOG503Q42U; COG:S) yields MKSTTQDPSKDPKPTASANKKRTLKDFLESEGPKPKPCTGSDKENDNDSPAKKKIKSPKTTNDDSVANDDDLDSPPSSPPLIPPGLTASGSSPPDRETTAPDTPSRPPPVILTKAPADGPSTASTDPTQKTVEKRKRTVLSAEEKAAKRAEEEAKKAEREAAKQKKAEEAAKAEELKRQKQAEKEAKKREKEDELAKKKQEKEEKERKKREKEEEAAKKARSQATLTSMFGLKSSTSKKDQPAVKSQSGEATTSTETPTKTQASGQSAYQRMFKDFYLKEHVKLAPAPVQMDEETREVQTKILDEYINGTRTHTPSSRFNAMEVLELPFKVKRGRTFPSVKKIMAEVSSSESRTSQQANHLQELLNQVPVISIKFSEDVRPPYIGTISDYPNGLGALKKLARRPIRTDILPLAYDYDSEAEWQEEDGEDIESLDDEDDEDEDEDMADFLDDENDVGPSRMVFSGGMEPESSGLCWENRKRGTSEPKMYKLRMEFILDKLEHHHSVDPFSAAYWETSKPAKSETGNQKSSAAAKATKSSSGSNSSPKTKKQSATQASCTAPTDAFQALNAGTRKKKSDQPLPPDLQEKLKALVRERPTLSKVGVIELFMDNNANCSKKQIQNAYSELIVRVGREHKVKGE; encoded by the exons ATGAAGTCCACCACCCAGGACCCGAGCAAGGATCCCAAGCCGACCGCGTCTgcgaacaagaagaggaCTCTGAAGGACTTTTTGGAGTCGGAGGGACCCAAACCAAAGCCTTGCACCGGAAGTGACA AGGAGAACGATAACGACAGCCccgcgaagaagaagatcaaaTCACCCAAGACCACCAATGATGATTCGGTGGCCAACGATGACGATCTCGACTCTCCTCCGAGCTCGCCCCCGCTCATACCTCCCGGCTTGACAGCATCTGGGAGCAGCCCGCCCGACCGGGAGACAACAGCTCCTGATAcgccctcccgccccccacCAGTCATCCTGACCAAGGCGCCAGCCGATGGGCCGTCCACTGCTAGCACCGATCCCACGCAGAAAACCGTCGAAAAGAGGAAGCGTACCGTTCTGAGTGCCGAAGAGAAGGCGGCCaagagggcggaggaggaggccaagaaggcggagagggaagctgccaagcagaagaaggctgaggaAGCTGCCAAGGCTGAGGAACTGAAACGCCAGAAgcaggcggagaaggaggcaaagaagcgggagaaggaagatgagctagccaagaagaagcaggagaaggaggagaaggagaggaagaagcgggagaaggaggaggaggcggccaagaaggctcGCAGCCAAGCGACTCTTACCAGCATGTTCGGCTTGAAGTCCAGCACATCCAAGAAGGACCAGCCAGCCGTCAAATCTCAGAGCGGTGAGGCGACGACCTCGACAGAGACACCCACCAAGACTCAGGCCAGCGGACAGTCTGCTTATCAACGAATGTTCAAGGACTTCTATCTCAAGGAGCATGTCAAGCTGGCGCCAGCGCCAGTCCagatggatgaggagacTCGGGAGGTGCAGACTAAGATTCTTGACGAGTACATCAACGGCACTCGGACGCACACCCCTTCCTCTCGCTTCAATGCCATGGAGGTTCTTGAACTTCCGTTCAAGGTCAAACGTGGTCGCACTTTCCCAAGCGTCAAGAAGATCATGGCTGAAGTCTCATCATCTGAGTCTCGGACTTCTCAGCAAGCTAACCACCTGCAGGAGCTCCTGAATCAGGTTCCAGTCATCTCCATCAAGTTCTCCGAGGATGTGCGGCCGCCCTATATTGGGACCATCAGCGACTACCCCAATGGTCTTGGTGCTCTCAAGAAGCTCGCTAGGCGCCCAATCCGGACAGACATCCTCCCTCTGGCCTATGACTACGATTCTGAGGCTGAGTggcaggaagaggatggcgaaGACATTGAGTCcctggatgatgaagatgatgaagacgaggatgaggacatGGCGGATTTCCTCGACGATGAGAATGACGTGGGACCCTCACGGATGGTGTTTTCTGGGGGGATGGAGCCTGAGAGCAGCGGACTGTGCTGGGAAAACCGCAAGCGTGGCACATCTGAGCCGAAGATGTACAAGTTGAGGATGGAGTTTATTCTTG ACAAACTTGAACATCACCACAGCGTCGaccccttctccgccgcctaCTGGGAGACCTCTAAGCCGGCCAAATCTGAGACAGGCAACCAGAAGTCGAGTGCAGCTGCGAAGGCGACAAAATCGTCATCCGGTTCGAATTCGAGTCCAAAGACTAAAAAGCAGTCTGCTACACAGGCCTCTTGTACCGCGCCCACAGATGCGTTCCAGGCTCTTAATGCTGGAACGCGCAAGAAGAAATCTGACCAGCCACTGCCCCCCGATCTgcaggagaagctcaaggctctGGTCAGAGAGAGACCCACGCTGAGCAAGGTGGGAGTGATTGAGCTCTTTATGGACAACAATGCCAATTGCAGTAAGAAACAGATCCAGAACGCCTATTCTGAGTTGATTGTCAGGGTTGGTAGGGAGCACAAGGTGAAGGGGGAGTAG
- a CDS encoding hypothetical protein (EggNog:ENOG503P62E; COG:S) codes for MALIKGVWGPRLNLLSTHIAFHNTAPIHIRTSKFTISTVKMVKDTSTVIQEFNELVNMTAPELEDWLTTSASTSSGWAKDDGSGESIGHESGRHIVEMLSKNPERDPQGYEEGDIPHMRKVVAYCKRHLAQEGEAKKDAEGRSYKSLKNWGHDALKKE; via the exons ATGGCTTTGATAAAGGGAGTGTGGGGACCTCGCCTCAACTTGCTATCTACTCATATTGCATTCCATAACACAGCTCCAATCCACATCCGCACCTCCAAGTTCACGATATCTACAGTCAAAATGGTCAAAGACACTTCCACCGTCATCCA AGAATTCAACGAACTAGTCAACATGACAGCCCCGGAACTGGAAGACTGGCTGACAACCTCTGCCTCCACGTCCTCCGGCTGGGCAAAAGATGATGGGTCGGGGGAGAGCATAGGACACGAAAGCGGGAGACATATTGTTGAGATGTTGAGCAAAAACCCGGAGAGGGATCCGCAGGGgtatgaggagggggatataCCTCATATGAGAAAAGTGGTGGCTTATTGCAAACGGCATTTGgcgcaggagggggaggcgaagaaggatgcAGAGGGGAGGAGTTATAAGAGTTTGAAGAATTGGGGGCACGATGCTTTGAAGAAGGAGTGA
- a CDS encoding hypothetical protein (EggNog:ENOG503NX8R; COG:S) — translation MAPTSPPPPTWATLGRATALTLTPHLLPRDHSVISKRALAVTDAQKVTLGVIAAYVVGIAILWNVPYIRWILWPFKMLVIAFHEFGHAITCVLTGGKVKSISLDPREGGVTHMQGGRSGLTLPAGYLGSSLIGALLTFAGFNINASKVASIVIGVAFLMTVWWGRRDWLTVGTVVAAVGLLVGCWFIRGAEALRFVVLFIGVMSSLYSVWDICDDLILRKVNSSDASVFAKRYGGSSQCWGVIWSVISLCFMAAGIVAGIAAFPQSAEQQREDAQKFIPTRF, via the exons atgGCTCCCacaagcccaccaccaccaacctggGCAACCCTCGGCCGCGCAaccgccctcaccctcacaccccacctcctcccccgagaCCACTCAGTTATCTCCAAACGCGCCCTCGCCGTAACCGACGCCCAAAAAGTCACCCTCGGCGTCATCGCCGCCTACGTAGTCGGCATCGCCATCCTCTGGAACGTGCCCTACATCCGGTGGATCCTCTGGCCCTTCAAGATGCTCGTCATCGCCTTTCACGAGTTCGGGCACGCAATCACTTGTGTGCTCACCGGCGGGAAGGTCAAGTCCATATCCCTTGACCCcagagaggggggggtgacGCACATGCAGGGTGGGAGGTCAGGATTAACTCTACCGGCCGGGTACCTCGGGAGTTCGCTCATCGGGGCGTTGCTCACGTTTGCGGGCTTCAACATCAATGCGAGCAAGGTTGCGAGCATTGTTATCGGGGTGGCGTTTTTGATGAcggtttggtgggggaggagggattggcTCACGGTcgggacggtggtggcggcggttggGTTATTGGTGGGGTGTTGGTTTATTAGGGGGGCGGAGGCGTTGAggtttgtggtgttgtttaTTGGGGTTATGAGCAGTTTGTATAGTGTTTGGGATATT TGCGATGATTTGATCCTGAGAAAGGTTAATAGTTCGGACGCGAGTGTGTTTGCAAAGAGGTATGGGGGCTCGAGTCAGTGTTGGGGGGTTATCTGGTCGGTGATTTCGCTGTGTTTTATGGCGGCGGGCATTGTGGCGGGCATTGCGGCTTTTCCACAGAGTGCGgagcagcagagggaggatgcgCAGAAGTTTATTCCGACGAGGTtttga
- a CDS encoding hypothetical protein (EggNog:ENOG503NXE3) yields the protein MTPTLSRWKGGSRMVWSQLWTTVVTCVLLVSPVSSQQTGNNPDWPRWCGKVYEAGYPNFDPGGQTVEPPPHPCGCPLLHVQFQPRYSLYVSTETTGEFVVNAAFSPYHGTIWPPTNSTTRWAGRLVFSINSAETDAPLVQATVPVNTTGNRFPFNLSHLGPPRLEPYPVVLYGAPESGQPSWTATANVSYLPDKTNGSITRIDSWKGGLWVKNAASNNTFEPYLPYGFYASHDNFLRENDTKLIDAYRDLGLTGMVPLASWAEIPEVLSHMDGIDLKYMYNLRYGYKNLSYVEENVLRARAKEGLFAYWTADEPDGWQDPFHLPVAARSRIRELDPYHPSVITLNCQNYHFAQYSSGADILMSDVYPIGINATFSKWNTACNLTHGDCGCDNCLGIVQDVPSRLDTLGQHERWLGLWPKTKFHNPQSFHGQDYWLRDPTVGEEHAMNVLAFNHGAKGIISWLWPTSTVLAEAHGQLAKVVTGGMVRGFVVGGDQVEGPRGVGTRVRGNERVEVVDAALVVDEGLPALATSLVLVALRG from the exons ATGACACCAACGTTATCTCGTTGGAAAGGTGGAAGCAGGATGGTTTGGTCACAGCTATGGACAACCGTGGTGACGTGCGTGCTGCTGGTATCACCGGTGAGTTCTCAACAGACGGGAAATAACCCAGATTGGCCGAGATGGTGCGGGAAGGTGTATGAAGCTGG GTATCCCAACTTCGACCCAGGCGGACAGACAGTcgaaccccctccccatccctgcggctgccctctcctccacgtCCAGTTCCAGCCCCGATACAGCCTCTACGTTTCCACCGAAACAACCGGTGAATTCGTCGTCAACGCTGCCTTCTCCCCGTACCACGGCACCATCTGGCCGCCTACCAACTCCACGACCCGGTGGGCCGGCAGGCTCGTCTTCTCCATCAACTCAGCCGAGACCGACGCCCCTTTGGTTCAAGCAACTGTTCCAGTCAACACAACAGGCAACCGCTTCCCGTTCAACCTTTCCCATCTCGGCCCCCCCAGACTTGAGCCCTACCCGGTCGTTCTCTACGGCGCCCCGGAGTCAGGTCAGCCAAGTTGGACGGCAACAGCCAACGTCTCGTATTTGCCGGATAAAACAAACGGGAGCATCACCCGGATCGACAGCTGGAAAGGCGGGCTTTGGGTGAAGAACGCCGCTTCGAACAATACCTTTGAGCCGTACCTACCGTATGGGTTCTACGCTTCGCACGACAACTTCCTACGAGAAAACGACACCAAGCTGATCGATGCGTACCGAGACTTGGGGCTGACGGGGATGGTGCCCCTGGCCAGTTGGGCCGAGATTCCGGAGGTGTTGAGTCACATGGACGGAATTGATCTGAAATACATGTACAACCTCCGCTATGGGTACAAGAACCTGAGCTATGTCGAGGAGAACGTTCTCCGGGCGAGGGCCAAGGAGGGGCTTTTTGCGTACTGGACCGCGGATGA ACCGGACGGCTGGCAAgaccccttccacctccccgtcGCCGCCCGATCCAGGATCCGGGAGCTGGACCCGTACCACCCCAGCGTCATCACCCTAAACTGCCAAAACTACCACTTCGCCCAGTACAGCTCCGGCGCCGACATCCTCATGTCAGACGTCTACCCCATCGGCATAAacgccaccttctccaaaTGGAACACCGCCTGCAACCTCACCCACGGCGACTGCGGCTGCGACAACTGCCTCGGCATCGTCCAGGACGTCCCCTCCCGCCTCGACACTTTGGGCCAGCACGAACGCTGGCTCGGCCTCTGGCCCAAGACAAAattccacaacccccaaagtTTCCACGGGCAGGATTACTGGCTGAGGGACCCCAccgtgggggaggagcacgCGATGAATGTTTTGGCTTTTAACCATGGTGCCAAGGGGATCATAAGCTGGCTTTGGCCGACGAGCACTGTCCTTGCGGAGGCGCATGGGCAGTTGGCTAAGGTTGTGAcgggggggatggtgagggggtttgttgtggGGGGTGATCAAGTCgaggggccgaggggggtgggaacgagggtgagggggaatGAGAGGGTTGAGGTCGTCGACGCGGCG TTGGTGGTTGACGAGGGACTGCCGGCGTTGGCAACGAGTCTTGTTCTGGTCGCTCTCAGGGGCTGA